The genomic interval GGAGAAGCGCCTGGTCGTGTACGACCTCGGCGGCGGCACCTTCGATGTGACGATTCTCCAGATCGGCGACGGCGTCTTCGAGGTGAAGGCCACCTCGGGGGACACGTTCCTGGGCGGCGAGGACTTCGATCATCGCATCGTCGAATGGCTCTTCGCCGAGTTCCGCAAGACGCACGGCATCGACCTGAGGCACGACAAGCTCGCCCTCCAGCGGCTGAAGGAGGCGGCGGAGAAGGCGAAGTGCGAGCTCTCGGCGCAGGAGACGGCGGACATCAACCTGCCGTTCCTCTCCGCCGACGAGAGCGGGCCGAAGCACCTCAACGTGAAGCTCGGCCGCGCCGACTTCGAGAAAATGGTCGAGGACCTGATCGAGCGCACCCGCAAGCCGTGCCTCGACGCCCTCGAGATGGCGAAGATGAAGGCGGCCGACGTCGACGAGGTGCTCCTCGTCGGCGGCCAGACCCGCACGCCGCGCGTCGTCGACATGGTGCGGGAGATCTTCGGGCGCGAGCCGAACCGCGACAAGAATCCCGACGAGGTCGTCGGCGTCGGCGCCGCGATCCAGGCAGGCATCTTGAGGGGCGAGGTCAAGGACATGGTCCTCCTCGACGTCACGCCCCTCTCGCTCGGCATCGAGACGCGCGGAGGCATGTTCACGACGCTCATCGAGCGCAACGCCACGATTCCCACCCGCAAGTCGAAGATCTTCACGACCGTGACCGACAACCAGACGAAGGTCGAGGTCCATGTCCTTCAGGGGGAGCGCGAGGTCGCGGCGCACAACAAGTCGCTCGGGCGGTTCGAGCTGGTCGGGATCCCCCCGTCGCCGAAGGGAGTCCCCCAGATCGAGGTCACGTTCGACATCGACAGCAACGGCATCGTGCACGTCTCGGCGCGCGATCAGGCGACGTCGCGGGAGCAGCGCATCGTCGTCACCCCGTCGAGCGGCCTTTCGGAGCGCGAGGTCAACGAGATCATCGAGGACGCGAAGCGCCACGCCGAGGAGGATCGCGTGCGCGCCGAGCTCATGCGAGTCCAGCAGCGGCTCGAGGGGCTGCTCGACAACAACGACAAGACGTTCACGGAGTTCGGTTACATGCTTCCCGAGGAGAAGCGCCGGGAGGTCCAGAAGGCGCTCGCGGAGGCGAGGCGGGCCCTGTCGGGCTCGAGCGTCGCCGAGAGCACGAAGTGCCTCGAGAAGCTCCAGGAGGCCTCGAAGATCCTCACCGACGTCATCCTTTACAGTCCCTCCCCCGCGGCGAAGTCCGGCGGCGGAGGCGACGCCCCTCCCGGTTCGGGAGAGATCATCGAGTAAGGGATGCCCTCGCGAGACTACTACGAGATCCTCGGCGTCGCGCGCGAGGCGAGCGCCGAGGAGATCAAGAGCGCCTATCGC from Acidobacteriota bacterium carries:
- the dnaK gene encoding molecular chaperone DnaK, whose protein sequence is MGQIIGIDLGTTNCCVAFIEGGKPHVVPTKEGSRTIPSIVGFTEKGDRLVGHIAKRQMITNPTNTVHAVKRLIGRKFNSPEVQHAMNLLPYQIAEAPNGDIRIRIKDRDYSPPEISAIILSRLKEIAEDYLGAEVDEAIITVPAYFDDSQRQATKDAGRIAGLKVSRIINEPTAACLAYGHDETQEKRLVVYDLGGGTFDVTILQIGDGVFEVKATSGDTFLGGEDFDHRIVEWLFAEFRKTHGIDLRHDKLALQRLKEAAEKAKCELSAQETADINLPFLSADESGPKHLNVKLGRADFEKMVEDLIERTRKPCLDALEMAKMKAADVDEVLLVGGQTRTPRVVDMVREIFGREPNRDKNPDEVVGVGAAIQAGILRGEVKDMVLLDVTPLSLGIETRGGMFTTLIERNATIPTRKSKIFTTVTDNQTKVEVHVLQGEREVAAHNKSLGRFELVGIPPSPKGVPQIEVTFDIDSNGIVHVSARDQATSREQRIVVTPSSGLSEREVNEIIEDAKRHAEEDRVRAELMRVQQRLEGLLDNNDKTFTEFGYMLPEEKRREVQKALAEARRALSGSSVAESTKCLEKLQEASKILTDVILYSPSPAAKSGGGGDAPPGSGEIIE